One region of Desulfitobacterium chlororespirans DSM 11544 genomic DNA includes:
- the spoVT gene encoding stage V sporulation protein T translates to MKATGIVRRIDDLGRVVIPKEIRRTLRIREGDPLEIFVDREGEVILKKYSPIGELGDFAKEYADSLYEATGHIACIADRDVIIAVSGASKKEYLNKPIWSSIEQAMAERKTVQLKAGEGKSDEDEEHVKLTSQVAAPIIAEGDPIGAVILMSKDPNVKMGDLELKLVETAAGFLAKQMEQ, encoded by the coding sequence ATGAAAGCAACAGGCATCGTGAGAAGAATTGATGATCTTGGTCGTGTTGTTATTCCAAAGGAAATACGTCGGACACTTCGCATTCGAGAGGGAGATCCCTTAGAGATCTTCGTGGATCGGGAAGGGGAAGTGATCCTTAAGAAGTACTCTCCCATTGGTGAATTGGGTGACTTCGCCAAGGAATATGCAGATTCTCTTTATGAGGCGACCGGTCATATCGCATGTATTGCCGATCGGGATGTGATTATCGCCGTATCGGGGGCTTCTAAGAAGGAATACTTAAATAAGCCTATCTGGTCCAGCATTGAGCAGGCGATGGCTGAACGGAAGACCGTGCAGCTTAAAGCCGGTGAAGGTAAGTCGGATGAAGATGAGGAACATGTTAAGTTAACGAGCCAAGTGGCAGCTCCAATCATTGCCGAAGGCGATCCGATCGGGGCAGTGATTCTGATGTCAAAGGATCCGAATGTGAAGATGGGTGATTTGGAATTAAAATTAGTGGAGACGGCTGCTGGTTTTCTAGCCAAACAAATGGAACAATAA